The DNA region ACACCGTACTGTAATCCTGGCCTGAGAACCCAATTTTTCATGCGAAGATGGGAATAAGCCTTATAAAAATCCGGgaaattttcctttttcaatttcatatacaACCACAAatctaaatcatttttaacaaaattatctTCACCGGCAatctttaaacattttaaagaaTAACACAAATAAAACGCTTCCTCCAAACCCAACTGAAACCATTGCTTATCTTTTTCAGCAGTAATTATGGGTTTGCCAAAACATGCACGAGTGAGAAGTTCAGTCTGTTCTGTTTCCACTGCAAGAAGCACACTACAACCTGAGAGCGACGCACGAGCATTTGACTGAAGAAGAGAAGATTGAAGCCGTGAGACTATTTCTGACATAGGATCTGCTAGTGCTTTAGCTTCTGCTCCTTTTCCTTTCCATCTTGGCCCCATTTTTCAAAGAATAACACTTCAAAATTCTGAACAAATCAGACAGATAAATAAACTTTAAGAACCAAGGGACACAAAGGGAATAAGGTTTGTGGATTTTCTCACTTACCAAACAGAACAATTTCCCAGAAAATCCaccatgagagaaaaaaaaaaaaagaaaaaaaaaaaagaaaaaaaaaaaaaagaggaatggTTGCGGCCAGGAAACCTTAGGGCTTTTCTCTCTCAGTGCTCGTCAAATTGAGAAAGCTTGGCTGTTTTAGAGTGCTCAGACTTCAAAGGACTGTTTTACTCTGAACTAACTGtcaataacaagaataagcgtTGAACAGTAAAATGGTTAACAAGTTTAGGGTATTTTCTGATTAATTGACCATAACAAAACTAGATTTACTTCTTCCATTTGATCAAAAGCTGTCAATTTGCCTTTcatgaccaaaaaaaaaggagaagaagaagaagaagaagaagataaagataaagaaaaagaaaaggtcaatTGACCGGAAGTTTCTTTGCACACCTTTTACACTGTAAGTTGCAATATTTCTCAAGCATGTTCACAACGATTTTTAAAACCTATTAAAAGAAACTGATTGCTGGTTTAAAATGACATGTTGGCATAATTTTATTGGACACTTTGTgcttacttttttctttttttcccctatgAATTATTTAATGCATCTCAATATTGCTTAATTTTCTGAGAATTTTTTTGATACTTGTGGTTTcgagaattatatatttttattctatttatttttttaattattaaacttgttattcAGTTAAGTTTGTATAAAGGATATATgtacaaaaaagaaacaatttgtttagaattgtgatagcacttatagttaaaaatattatttattaaaaaatatattaaaataatatttattttatttttaaaaaatatatttttaaaatcaacacatcaaaataatttaaaaataaataaatcaaaaattttaaatttaaagaataaattttaactgTATTCCCAAACTGTCTCCAACTAAGTTAGTTAAGGGTTACAacctgtaaaaaaatataagtaggAATAACAATGAATACTCACAGTTTTCGTCCTATCAatactcaaatttaaaattattattcatatcCGATTGAAACCTGACAAGTATAGATTTTAAATACgtaaaccaatttaaaaattattttgttttttattaatatcccaggattataaatttatacacaaaacatattcttaatattaaataaaaagataatttcttttatttttgtattaacattaaaaatattagattttttatttgataagatAAAGATCCCCTTACAAAGaagaatttcttttaaatgttaaataaaccaacaattagaaaatacaacaataTCTTAGATTATTTAAGACAAGTAAATAATGtaatttactttatataagATGTATTAAGGATaataataccttccctttataaAATCAGTTATCTTACctgaattctaaaattaattagattttttaataatcaaaatattaaatgatgagtttcatttttttttatttttacctacAAATAGcaagaatttcttgttttttcacaTCCGACCATTCTTAACTTAAGAAAATGATTATTGCGACGATATACACGTACGACAATAACTACAAGTTTTTGAGGGCATTACAATCAGCTTTAGCTTTTATAAAATAGACAATCAGGGTCTGGAATCCATGTAATCTCACTCATATTgcacctaatatatatatatacacaaccTTTCAAGGTAATGGAGGAAAGATACGGGAATGCGAGGAAATAACAGAAGCCTGCATATACTTGCTGGGACGATCGGGGTCTGGAACCCAAGCAATCTCACTCATATTCGGGGTCTCCACAAAAACCATGGTGAATTCTCCCACCTTCTCTATAGCTCCTCTCCTGCCAGCTCTCAAAACAAGATTGTTGTTCCTGTTGTAAGAaaagatgccattagccaaatgGATTATGTCACCTGGCTCGAATGCATCGCACTCATCACCCCAGAATTGGAAGTGAACTGAAGCAGTCTCGTCAGCCACAAGTGCCAAGCAGGTCTTGTTCTGCCCTTCCAATATTTTTCTGCCTTTGTCCAAAACTATAAACTGTGTGTTAATGTTGTTTTCAGCTGCAGGCACTATGTCTTTTAGACAGAGCATCCTTCCTTCTCGATCCATTaacaacgtagcagagctcttgCCAACCtgtaattgatataattaaagaGAAAGCACGATGTCgtgaagaaagaaacataagcTAGGGTTTGAGATAAAAgtatctctcttttcttttgatcaTTTACACAAACATCTAGAATCCATAATCCTAAACTAATGATAAGTAGATTTAGGAAGACAACAACTGTTCTAACTTGTTAATAACACTTAACTGGACATTCTCAAACATGCaaagaaaagcaataaaaagaataaataaaaacaaatcaaaaatattgGAGAGCAAGAACGTTGCGATCTTGAAGTATGTATAATGGAGAAGAAAAGGCACCGATGCTAACAATTAATAATGCTGTTCTTAATTGTTTGGGGATTTATTGGAACTAGTTAATTAGTAATAAATCTAGCTAACTACAATATCACTTTATTAGAACATCCATTGGTTTTTCTTAAGTCCACCTGCATGCTTATAATTTTCGCTCCATCTACGTCTATGGCCCGCGCGATGCCgctaaatcaaatcaaaactgtatgagaaaaacaaaaggaccaAAGGCAAGATAATTGAAAAACCTGGTttcaatccaacaaaattgCAAGAGAATAGACAAACAGCAAGAAAGGAAACAAAGACAAAGGAATCGAACTCCCTGGTCGCATTCCCATGAAATTGCAACAAAAAATCGAGAGATTAAAGGCATTGGAATTTACATTAcggttttaaagtgtttttttgtttaaaaatatattaaaataatatttttttattttttaaaaattatttttgaaattaatatattaaaatgatttgaaaaaattaaaaaaaaattaaaaatttaaagtttttagaaaaatgGATTGAACTGAACGGTTTCTAAGTGGTTGGCAGCTGGCCATGGCTGTGCAAGCTGAACCAGGAATCGAAGCCCGCCCAAATTGAACGGCCCATCACAAGGCAGAATAGACAGCCCACGACAGTACACGAAACATGGGACCCATCAGCGCAGAAAAGGCCCACAcctataaatcaatataaacaGCCCCCAGCGGCCCGTTGCAGCCCATTCAAAATGGGTGCGAGTGGAGGGAAAACTCACCGAGAGAGAACGGAAAAGAGCGATGCCCGACACTGTATGAATCCACGGTGAAAAGCTCTCTTACAAGCAAAACAGACATACAGGGAAAATATAAGCTAAAAAAATGCAGACAATAAGAGCGGAAccaagaaatgaaaaacaagaaaagatgcAAACGACagcaataaaaaagagagtagcCGGGGGAGAGATGGGATAGCAGAGAAGagaacacataaaaaaacacatgttcAAGCCCCTTTATAATGTTACTAACAAGTTACACTCTTCAGATCAGTAATTCACGTCCTTTTAAGAAAATAGGTCACATAAAGTTTTCTTTAAGAAATAGATTTCACAAATTACAACCATATCGATGATGATTCATGAAAGGCTACTTACTAGCTATAATTTGCTGGAGCTAGGAAGGACAGGCGCCGCTGCAGCTGCTACCACCGGCGGGTCTGCTGCCGGCTGGAGAAGAGAGTTAGAGGAAGAG from Populus alba chromosome 14, ASM523922v2, whole genome shotgun sequence includes:
- the LOC118041652 gene encoding uncharacterized protein isoform X2, producing the protein MDREGRMLCLKDIVPAAENNINTQFIVLDKGRKILEGQNKTCLALVADETASVHFQFWGDECDAFEPGDIIHLANGIFSYNRNNNLVLRAGRRGAIEKVGEFTMVFVETPNMSEIAWVPDPDRPSKYMQASVISSHSRIFPPLP
- the LOC118041656 gene encoding tRNA-splicing endonuclease subunit Sen2-1, which codes for MGPRWKGKGAEAKALADPMSEIVSRLQSSLLQSNARASLSGCSVLLAVETEQTELLTRACFGKPIITAEKDKQWFQLGLEEAFYLCYSLKCLKIAGEDNFVKNDLDLWLYMKLKKENFPDFYKAYSHLRMKNWVLRPGLQYGVDFVAYRHHPSLVHSEYAVIVLSEGDVGRLRVWSDFHCTIRLCGSVAKTLLVLNVDRNGHGALAPSCLERCSIEECTITRWSPEQSRDHQKASENGTKAGGGGAKKKLIVPLNLLRVLG
- the LOC118041652 gene encoding uncharacterized protein isoform X1, whose product is MQVGKSSATLLMDREGRMLCLKDIVPAAENNINTQFIVLDKGRKILEGQNKTCLALVADETASVHFQFWGDECDAFEPGDIIHLANGIFSYNRNNNLVLRAGRRGAIEKVGEFTMVFVETPNMSEIAWVPDPDRPSKYMQASVISSHSRIFPPLP